The following proteins come from a genomic window of Trifolium pratense cultivar HEN17-A07 linkage group LG4, ARS_RC_1.1, whole genome shotgun sequence:
- the LOC123922384 gene encoding cyclin-D4-2-like produces the protein MAPPSFDFASLFCQEDSSIFDENDFGGPNSFEMFDESWKDECDPYLNQITQFDDSTQQFNEPIFALVPPPLLSDESLKDLVANECHHLPASDYVNRLKYGDLDLQDRMEAVDWIEKVGVHFGFGPLCLYLAVSFMDRFLSVVEILKERTWSIQLLAVGCLYLAAKIDETVVPPTVDMQMEEKKYLFDNKTMLKMELMVLSTLKWRMQGITPFSYIDYFLNKVNGDQGPIGDSVLQSFQLIQSTARGIDFIQFRPSEIAAAVAVTLSVKGENQTERAVSLLIEYVEKEKVMKCIEMIQQLSSSSTDSAKDTTNVANASSEYFSHVSQNPIDVLEDMCLNYKSDDDNNKNATTSTQANSAHNSPQAKRQKPNI, from the exons ATGGCACCACCAAGTTTTGATTTTGCAAGTCTGTTTTGTCAAGAAGATAGTAGCatttttgatgaaaatgatTTTGGAGGTCCAAATTCATTTGAGATGTTTGATGAATCTTGGAAAGATGAATGTGATCCATACCTCAATCAAATTACACAATTTGATGACTCAACTCAGCAATTCAATGAACCAATTTTTGCGTTGGTTCCACCACCATTGCTGAGTGATGAGAGTTTGAAGGACTTGGTTGCAAATGAATGCCATCATTTGCCTGCTAGTGATTATGTCAATAGGCTGAAATATGGGGATTTGGATTTGCAGGACAGAATGGAGGCCGTTGATTGGATTGAAAAG GTTGGAGTGCATTTTGGCTTTGGACCTCTCTGTTTGTACCTAGCTGTAAGCTTCATGGATCGCTTCCTTTCTGTAGTTGAAATTCTG AAGGAAAGAACTTGGTCAATTCAACTCTTGGCTGTGGGTTGCTTGTATCTGGCAGCTAAAATCGACGAAACTGTAGTTCCTCCAACGGTTGATATGCag ATGGAAGAAAAGAAGTATTTATTTGATAACAAAACAATGCTGAAGATGGAGCTTATGGTGCTAAGCACGTTGAAGTGGAGAATGCAAGGAATTACACCTTTCTCTTACATTGACTATTTCCTTAACAAGGTTAATGGTGATCAAGGTCCAATAGGAGATTCAGTGTTGCAATCTTTCCAACTCATACAGAGTACTGCAAGAG GAATTGACTTCATTCAATTCAGACCATCTGAAATTGCAGCGGCTGTTGCAGTGACATTATCTGTGAAGGGTGAAAACCAAACTGAGAGAGCAGTTTCTCTTCTGATTGAATACGTAGAAAAG GAGAAAGTAATGAAGTGTATTGAAATGATTCAACAGCTATCATCTAGTAGTACTGATTCTGCAAAAGATACAACAAATGTTGCAAATGCTTCTTCTGAATATTTCTCTCATGTGTCTCAAAATCCAATAGATGTGTTGGAAGATATGTGCCTCAACTACAAAAGTGATgatgacaacaacaaaaatgcTACTACTTCAACACAAGCAAATTCTGCACACAATAGTCCTCAAGCTAAACGCCAGAAACCtaacatataa
- the LOC123920092 gene encoding chaperone protein DnaJ, whose product MMWEWGDEQQQQQQQQFHDNNTSQKPDQIPDPNFYLNFDFFSALSKPKDYYKILEVDYDATDDTIRSNYIRLALKWHPDKQKDHDSATSRFQDINEAYQVLSDPDKRREYDINGMRYIYDYNIIDYLNRYKGLILTCNGLGLKHSIW is encoded by the exons ATGATGTGGGAATGGGGagatgaacaacaacaacaacaacaacaacaatttcaCGACAACAACACTTCCCAGAAACCCGACCAAATCCCCGACCCAAATTTCTATCTCAATTTCGATTTCTTCTCCGCTCTCTCCAAACCCAAG GATTATTACAAGATATTGGAAGTGGATTATGATGCAACCGATGATACTATTCGCTCTAATTACATTCGTCTTGCTTTG AAATGGCACCCGGATAAACAGAAAGACCACGATTCTGCCACGTCACGATTTCAAGATATAAACGAGGCTTATCAgg TTTTGAGTGATCCAGACAAAAGGAGGGAGTACGACATAAACGGGATGCGTTACATATATGATTACAATATCATT GATTATCTTAACCGTTACAAGGGCCTTATATTAACTTGCAATGGCCTTGGCTTAAAGCATTCGATATGGTAA